The DNA sequence AGGTTAGCTGGAATGATTGTCAAGATTTCATCAAGAAATTGAAAAAACGCTCCGGAAAGTCTTATCGTCTTCCCTTCGAGGCAGAATGGGAGTATGCAGCGAGGGGCGGAAATCTCCACCTGAAACATGCCCAATGGCAGATGCTGGACTATGCGGGTAGTCTAGACATGGATGAGGTCGGCTGGTATGAGGACAATTCATTTTTCGGTACACATTCAGGCATGGAAAAACTCCCCAATCCTCTAGGACTGGTGGGGATGTCGGGAAACCTCTGGGAATGGTGTCAGGATTGGCATAGCAGTTTTTACTATCAAGCTTGTATTAACAGGAAAATTGTTGAGAATCCGAAAGGGCCAGAAATGGGCTCCAGCCATGTGGTCCGTGGGGGGAGTTGGTATGATTCTGACCGCAGTACGCGCGTAGCCCTTCGCGGCAGCGGTCGCCCTAATGGTTGCGATCACGGTATTGGCCTCCGCCTCGCCAGAAAATAGACGCTGAATCTGTTTAATGTTTTTTGACCGAAAATAAAAAAGGTCATAGGTTTGGTATATTTCTAATCGGCAAAAAAGAAACACCACCTATGACCATTCAAAGTATCGGCAAATCTACGATAAATCGTCAAATAGTCAGGCATCTTAGTCGAAGGAAACGTGGCCCCAAACCCAAGGTCGAATATTGGCGAATTGTCAAGGCAATCTTGTTCAAGTTGAAAACCGGGGTTCAATGGCGGGAGTTGCCGATGTCTGCATTCAGTCCCAAAGTTAAAATTAGCTGGAATACAGCGCTTTACCATTTCAATAAATGGTCGAAGGACGGCAGTTGGGAGCGGTTGTGGCTGGCTATCCTCAAAGCAGAAAAAAAGCATCTGGACATGTCCTCTGTCCAATTTGATGGAAGTCATACCTTGGCCAAGAATGGAGGCAGTGCTGTCTCGTACCAAGGTCGGAAGAAGGCCCGGACCACAAACATGCTGATATTGGCCGATTCACAAGGCATTCCTTTGGCCTGCTCCGACCCGATCAAGGGCAACCACAATGACCTTTTTGAGGTAGAAAAATGGCTGTCGAAAATCTTGGCAACTTTGAAGGCGGCAGGCATCGAAACCGAAGGCCTTTTCTTGAATGCGGATGCTGGATTTGATGGGGAGAATTTCAGGTCATTCTGTGAGGCACAGGGAGTAATCATGAATGCTCCACCAAACAAGCGCAATTCAAAGGGCTTCGATGAAAATGAGTATCTATTTGATGATGAGCTTTATAGATGTCGGTTCGTCATAGAACGCACCAACGCTTGGATAGACGGGTTCAAAAATCTGATCATCCGATACTCAGTAAATCCAATGAATTGGAAATCTTGGCACCTCATTGCCTTTTCAATTATCTTCCTGCGGAATGTGCCGGGAGGATGGGTAAAACCTTAAACAGCTTCGCTAAAAAAAGTAGCAAAAAACAAATATCCATAGATCCCTCAACTTTTGACACCCCATGATCCTTCCCCAAAAAAACCACCCCCACCCCATCCACGATCCTATCGGCCACTTGCTTGCCAATATGGTCCTGATAGAGGGAGGGACGTTTCGCTCCAAAAAACGGAAAATCCCCTCTTTTCAATTGGCTAGATACCCGGTCAGCTTGGCTCTTTGGGAAAAGGTTATGGGAAGACATCAGCAAGGTTATTTTCAACACCCATTATTGCCTGTTGAGAGTGTTTCGTGGAATGATTGCAAAACGTTCATTGTGAAACTGAATGATGAACTAGAGGCCTCCTTTCGCCTACCAACCATGAATGAATGGATGTATGCTGCCCAAGCGAGAGCGACCATTGACAAAAAAATGAAATATGCCGGAAGCAATGATGCATCCGAAGTAAGTTGGGAGAAAAAAAATGATTTCAGCCATTTACACAATGGGAGAACCAAACTTCCCAATCCTAACGGACTGATCGGAATGTCTGGAGGTATTTCGGAGTGGTGTAGTGATATCCAAACTGATTCACATGAGGAATATGGACCGAACGGTCTCGAATGGAAAGCATTTGGCCCGTATTATTCGGCAATTGGAAAAGGAAGAATTGGCACTCACATCGGGACAAGTCCATCAAACCCTTCCAAAAGAATTGGGTTACGCCTCGTCAGAAATAAAAATTGAAATAAGTACCGCTGAAGATTTATTGGTTTCTAACATCTCAACCATTTTTCCAACTTCACTCCCATGATCACCCCCAACAACCACCCCCACCCCATCCACGATCCTATCGGCCACCTACTCACCAATATGATCCCGATCGAGGGAGGGACCTTCCTCATGGGCAGTGAAAATGGGAGTGCTGATGAAAAACCAGTTCATCCTGTAACTATCCCCTCCTTTGAGCTGGCCAGATACCCCGTCAGTCTTGCGCTCTGGAAGCAGGTGATGGGCACAAAACATGAACGGAGTTTCCTGCAGGGGTTATTCCCTGTAGAGCGGGTTTCATGGAGTGATTGCCAAAAGTTCATCCAACGCTTGAATAACAGGTTGGGCGACACATTTCGTCTTCCTTCAGAAGCGGAATGGGAGTATGCTGCCCGAGGCGGTGAAGTTGCCTCCTTGCGTCAGTTGGAATATGCGGGAAGCGATGATTTGCATGAGGTAGCCTGGTTTTGGGACAATTCATTTCGCCAGACTCAATTAGGTTCCGCATTGCTGCCCAATCCCCTTGGGCTGGTAGGGATGTCTGGGAATGTTTGGGAATGGTGTCAGGATACATGGAATAGTTCTTATGAGGGAGCGCCTGATGATGGTTCGGCTTGGGAGGAAGTAGACTCCAGCCGTGTGGTTCGTGGAGGGAGTTGGGACAATTCTGACCTCTTCACTCGTGTGGCCTATCGCTTCGACCTTCTCCCCGAGGATCGCAATCGCATTATCGGTTTTCGCCTCGCCAGGAAATAGGAGTCCATATATGTGCGGCCAAGGCTATATATGGATGCATGCATTTTGCATATATGCTTGGAGATAATTGAGAGTAATCCGGCTCAATATAGCCTTGGCATGCAAATTCGAATGCTCAACGCTCCGACCACATCATCATGGCGATCTAAACTCAGGTCAATGAAATGGATGCATGGGGGCAATGTCGTGATCACGGTGTAGGTAAGTTATCCTTCTTTGGAGGCTATCCGCTTGCGAATGCGGCTCAAGGACTCTGGTTTGACGCCGATATAGCTGGCCAAGTGATATTGGGGGACGCGCTGAATGAGGCCGGGACGCTGTTGCAAAACCTTCAGGTAGCGCTCCTCGGGCGTGTCGGTGTAGTAGGAAGTCAGGGCTGCTTTTTGCTCCGAAAAGGCGGCTTCCATGATGGTGCGCGAAATCGTCTCGAACCTCGGGAACTGCTGGAAGAGTTGCTGCGCTTGTTGTTCATCGCCCACCACTACCGTCGTCTTTTCGACGCACACCCAATTGTGGGTGGCGGCCTGATCCGTCCCAAAGCTATTCAACGATATCGCCCATTGCCCCTCGGTGAAGAAATGGGTGGTCTGCTCCTCGATATCCTTGACGGTATACTCCCGGACACACCCTTCGAGGATGAAAAAGGTACTGCCCGACACCTGTCCTTGCCTGAGCAGATACTCGCCTTTCTGGAAGGTTTTGGTCTGCATGCTTTGGGCAATTCCCTCGGCTTCTTCCACCGTGAGCGGGGAAATCTGGGAGAAATATCGGATGAAGGTCTCTTGATGCGGGGTCATGGGCGTGGTGAGATTGGGGTGTTAACCCTCCTATGGATTCTATGCTTTATCGACACTTAAAGATATCAAAGTCATCGCACAAAATGCCCGAATAGCCTTTTTTTGCAAATCCCATGGATGATTGGGTATCCTGATAGCTTTGGGATCAGGGTGCTTGGGAAGATTTGCAGCATCATCAGGGCGATCCCCGCGTGCTCGGATGGGTGAGTTCCGCTTGGCACAATCAGTCGCGGGGCGGGCTGATCCGGGGGTACGCTGGCGCTCCCGTCCTCCGCTGAAGGCTCCGGACCTCGCTGGCGCTCGCCCCTCCCATCCCTATCGCCGCCACTAGCCAACCGCACCTGAGCATACCTCCAATCCTTCGTCATCCGGCGAAATCTCCTGCTTTTGGCAGGGCTGATCCGACCTTGTGTCTTGACCGTCAAATTGACGGAGTTGCTCAGATTCAGTCAAGAGCCATAAGGGCTTCCAGAATTAAATCTGAGCATCCAAGTGCCTGGCAACCACCTAAGTATTCGTGCCTACTAAGTTGGCTGATTCAAGGCGAGAGAAGGGGAATTC is a window from the Pontibacter sp. G13 genome containing:
- a CDS encoding Crp/Fnr family transcriptional regulator, whose amino-acid sequence is MTPHQETFIRYFSQISPLTVEEAEGIAQSMQTKTFQKGEYLLRQGQVSGSTFFILEGCVREYTVKDIEEQTTHFFTEGQWAISLNSFGTDQAATHNWVCVEKTTVVVGDEQQAQQLFQQFPRFETISRTIMEAAFSEQKAALTSYYTDTPEERYLKVLQQRPGLIQRVPQYHLASYIGVKPESLSRIRKRIASKEG
- a CDS encoding SUMF1/EgtB/PvdO family nonheme iron enzyme, whose protein sequence is MLGIHPPTTLQALDADMIPIQGGTFWMGSDQDSSWGESPKHQVKVSDFELGRYPVTQGLWQEIMGTQPAYFSHPHLPMEQVSWNDCQDFIKKLKKRSGKSYRLPFEAEWEYAARGGNLHLKHAQWQMLDYAGSLDMDEVGWYEDNSFFGTHSGMEKLPNPLGLVGMSGNLWEWCQDWHSSFYYQACINRKIVENPKGPEMGSSHVVRGGSWYDSDRSTRVALRGSGRPNGCDHGIGLRLARK
- a CDS encoding formylglycine-generating enzyme family protein is translated as MVLIEGGTFRSKKRKIPSFQLARYPVSLALWEKVMGRHQQGYFQHPLLPVESVSWNDCKTFIVKLNDELEASFRLPTMNEWMYAAQARATIDKKMKYAGSNDASEVSWEKKNDFSHLHNGRTKLPNPNGLIGMSGGISEWCSDIQTDSHEEYGPNGLEWKAFGPYYSAIGKGRIGTHIGTSPSNPSKRIGLRLVRNKN
- a CDS encoding formylglycine-generating enzyme family protein yields the protein MITPNNHPHPIHDPIGHLLTNMIPIEGGTFLMGSENGSADEKPVHPVTIPSFELARYPVSLALWKQVMGTKHERSFLQGLFPVERVSWSDCQKFIQRLNNRLGDTFRLPSEAEWEYAARGGEVASLRQLEYAGSDDLHEVAWFWDNSFRQTQLGSALLPNPLGLVGMSGNVWEWCQDTWNSSYEGAPDDGSAWEEVDSSRVVRGGSWDNSDLFTRVAYRFDLLPEDRNRIIGFRLARK
- a CDS encoding IS5 family transposase — encoded protein: MTIQSIGKSTINRQIVRHLSRRKRGPKPKVEYWRIVKAILFKLKTGVQWRELPMSAFSPKVKISWNTALYHFNKWSKDGSWERLWLAILKAEKKHLDMSSVQFDGSHTLAKNGGSAVSYQGRKKARTTNMLILADSQGIPLACSDPIKGNHNDLFEVEKWLSKILATLKAAGIETEGLFLNADAGFDGENFRSFCEAQGVIMNAPPNKRNSKGFDENEYLFDDELYRCRFVIERTNAWIDGFKNLIIRYSVNPMNWKSWHLIAFSIIFLRNVPGGWVKP